The Fragaria vesca subsp. vesca linkage group LG2, FraVesHawaii_1.0, whole genome shotgun sequence genome includes a window with the following:
- the LOC101306114 gene encoding plastid division protein PDV2-like, with product MEEEGIGLVLTKATDLRMKISNCIHKANDPSPKKENGDSGDEDGDGEEEDEESQRLFNICDALEALENQLSNLQTLQQQQRYEREVSLAEIESSRKMLLEKIREYKGKDLEVIHEASAFAGETVDHSNDLLLPPYPSRSPNTFVNGYLPPTHKPLRNGVITNDATNGAKENLSDTERSKNSVGLGSFLSTAAKTVLTVVGVVSVLSLSGFGPKIVRSNTAFNILGCFKQPPNEEKRSTVECPPGRVLVQEGRKARCVVKERVEVPFSSVVARPDVNYGCENITMEGKGFTEEQEALVVKSWAAMKKNSAELGLQFFLKVFEIAPSAQKLFSFLKDSDIPLEKNPKLKTHAMSVFVMTCESAVQLRKAGKVTVRDSTLKRLGGVHFKSGVVDEHYEVVKFALLEIIKEAVPEMWSPEMKSAWGEAYDQLVAAIKLEMKPSA from the exons ATGGAGGAAGAGGGTATAGGGCTAGTTCTGACGAAAGCCACAGACCTGAGAATGAAGATCAGCAACTGCATCCACAAGGCCAATGACCCATCACCCAAAAAGGAAAATGGTGATTCGGGTGATGAAGATGGTGATGGTGAAGAAGAAGATGAAGAGTCACAGAGGCTTTTCAACATTTGCGATGCCCTTGAAGCCCTTGAGAATCAGCTCTCTAACTTACAG ACTTTGCAACAACAGCAAAGGTATGAAAGAGAAGTCTCACTTGCTGAGATTGAAAGCAGCCGCAAGATGCTACTGGAAAAGATTAGAGAGTACAAAGGGAAAGATTTGGAAGTGATACATGAGGCCTCTGCCTTTGCTGGTGAAACAGTGGATCACAGTAATGATCTCTTGCTTCCTCCATATCCAAGCCGCTCTCCAAACACGTTTGTTAATGGCTATTTGCCACCTACACATAAGCCTCTACGAAATGGGGTCATCACCAATGATGCAACAAATGGAGCAAAGGAGAATTTGAGTGATACAGAGAGATCAAAAAACTCAGTAGGGTTGGGATCTTTCCTGAGCACAGCAGCCAAGACAGTGCTTACTGTTGTCGGTGTGGTATCTGTACTTAGCCTGTCCGGTTTTGGGCCTAAAATTGTGAGAAGTAATACTGCTTTCAATATATTAGGCTGTTTTAAGCAACCGCCAAATGAAGAAAAGAGATCAACTGTTGAATGCCCCCCTGGGAGAGTCCTTGTTCAGGAAGGTAGGAAGGCTCGATGTGTTGTGAAAGAAAGAGTTGAAGTTCCTTTCTCGTCAGTTGTTGCGAGACCTGATGTAAACTATGGCTGCG AAAATATAACCATGGAAGGCAAAGGTTTCACAGAAGAGCAGGAAGCACTGGTGGTGAAGTCATGGGCAGCAATGAAGAAGAATTCTGCAGAATTGGGTCTTCAATTCTTCTTGAA GGTCTTTGAAATTGCACCATCAGCTCAGAAGCTGTTTTCATTCTTGAAGGATTCTGATATTCCTCTGGAGAAGAACCCCAAGCTCAAGACTCATGCCATGTCTGTCTTTGTTATG ACTTGTGAATCGGCGGTTCAACTCCGTAAAGCAGGCAAAGTAACAGTGAGGGACTCAACCTTGAAAAGGTTAGGCGGGGTGCATTTCAAGTCCGGAGTAGTGGATGAACACTATGAG GTGGTTAAGTTTGCATTGTTGGAAATAATAAAAGAAGCAGTACCAGAAATGTGGTCACCAGAGATGAAGAGTGCATGGGGAGAAGCTTATGATCAGTTGGTTGCTGCTATCAAATTGGAGATGAAGCCCTCTGCTTAG